One stretch of Chitinophaga pendula DNA includes these proteins:
- a CDS encoding acetolactate decarboxylase → MNYKLLLTILIVPTALFAQVTKKQPAPGNKSRTLLTAGIAGGLIGGLYDGLYPVSILKANGDFGLGAPDKIDGELVMFKGKVYQTQASGQTFEVTNDPLIPFAMVNYFHADHSVKIPAGMNKPAFFHCLDSLLTNPNGLYAIHIKGRFAKMRTRAFPPSEPPYPALSAILDKQHFFEYTATSGDLIGYRLPAFMDNTNISGYHFHYLSDSKKQGGHMVDLYTDDITVEISELDSYTVLVPTKNAAFDHFDFKKDRGEDIKSVERGAKK, encoded by the coding sequence ATGAACTACAAACTACTCCTCACCATACTGATAGTACCCACTGCGTTATTTGCCCAGGTAACTAAAAAACAACCCGCCCCCGGCAACAAATCACGTACACTACTGACCGCAGGTATAGCGGGTGGATTGATCGGCGGATTGTATGATGGCCTGTATCCCGTCAGCATACTGAAAGCCAACGGCGACTTCGGCCTGGGTGCCCCAGATAAAATTGATGGAGAACTCGTCATGTTCAAAGGAAAAGTATACCAAACACAAGCCTCCGGACAAACATTCGAAGTCACCAACGACCCACTCATACCATTCGCTATGGTCAACTACTTCCATGCCGACCACTCCGTTAAGATACCAGCCGGCATGAACAAACCAGCATTCTTTCATTGCCTCGATAGCCTGCTCACCAATCCCAACGGATTGTACGCAATCCATATCAAAGGCCGCTTCGCTAAAATGCGCACCCGCGCCTTCCCGCCAAGCGAACCTCCCTATCCCGCCCTGTCTGCCATACTCGACAAACAACACTTTTTCGAATATACCGCCACCTCCGGCGATCTCATAGGATACCGGCTACCAGCATTTATGGATAATACCAATATATCCGGATATCACTTTCACTACCTGTCCGATTCCAAAAAACAAGGCGGACATATGGTAGATCTCTATACCGATGACATTACTGTCGAAATATCCGAACTCGATAGCTACACCGTATTGGTACCCACCAAAAACGCCGCCTTCGATCATTTCGATTTCAAAAAAGATAGGGGAGAAGACATCAAAAGCGTAGAAAGAGGAGCCAAAAAATAA
- a CDS encoding carbohydrate-binding protein translates to MKTVKFSLCALLILGGIARTTAQTVVPVGAGSYAAYPPAGLSSEDGPGSVERFAFERPIYVAKDNKKAIPTNDWWTDLVVSGNKTGKLWIAPLVVEPKENGLNVFFPNNYEVDAKRAGMILGPQLQISANGYQPDKAFAKDWSDWGLIMSQQDSAHNTSIDVTMAQGQPFVWYQTHGINPEFSMDGEAPAYLHQDGSTVEFPTTAPFIIKTRDRYLGLHFDNKTTAEIQGQQYVVIDLGHSQPITRVTINWENAFASGYYLQTSDDSIHWQTVFSEIKGDGNLDDISLSKAAGKYIRLQLTNKATIFGYSIWEMSVYNKEQLISLRQPVTVSSIQGYYIGTNVNDGNINSRWGSDPAITTRLVLNNHNQDAFFVLSALPALTDLPTFDQYACNRPTDTKLSYRYDAAAGKVYSYWNITTQNLRGGTNGPVMQGFLPHLYANAEHNIQFAGYNYRNIRGIIKTAIGNSFAFTYNFDGILPTYSAPFRDTSDAHPYDPSLMFSLLSKYSRVKGYGADTYWGGKDLVNLAKNTLIAKELHHQSYQTLKEKTKAALVDWLTYTPGEPYHYFVRYDRWGAIVGFNESYWSYAFTDNHFHYGYLILASALYGMTDPDFLQQYGEMIKQVAKQYANWDRADNRFPFLRTFSPWAGHSYAGGISSPNGNNQESSSESMQSWIGLFILGDLLNDQEIKDAAAFGYSSESYACLEYWFDWKKRNLPAGLNYNMIGMLFDQAAIHAKYFGGPDAYVHGIQYLPVNPGFKYLTRDTAWAKREYADMLRETIAEDGLKEEADLGVDWAGVMLGFRQLFDPAYTAAYIDKNRQLAESSDKYILKDVTASMTYFYTHADQNLGRFSTNFRTDFPLSSVFEKNGTFSHAVAYNSTKSTRNCNIYNSAGALIASFPVPAATLVTYPSLPAYGNAPTGCYDLLPASAVASSGNADAAIDGDPGSRWESKFEDPQQLTVDLGTSAHVSEVTLSWEAANAKNYYLLASKDSLHWDTLAVKTNMPLGNRIDTITNLDYTGRYLKMLGTARNTPWGYSIFECKICGTVTTPAEPEVILPALIQAEDYTRMNGVQTESCADGGGGENIGYIDTGDWMEYKIYTPATDDYQLKLRIASPDSTGKVTVLLDGQKKYTFNVPNTGAWQSWKTLIASISLPAGDHIIRLLAENGQYNVNWLDLRIPFKGFSTHIEAEDYTAMSGIQTEQTYDLEGNLNVGWIDNGDWMDYQVNLPHAGEYIVKYRVSAAYNQGGQLLLLSGNQALDTVNIPDTKGWQNWTTVNGKLNIDTAGTYTFRLKATTSGFNINWWEIQEKETWAKNRSAFMTWGKPPVVASGKSALKIYPNPASTLVHLLSDKQTWYYVLNVQGRIVKQGKLVTGDNVIEINGLLPGIYFIKVTDRSYKLMIE, encoded by the coding sequence ATGAAAACCGTGAAATTTAGCTTATGCGCCTTACTCATTTTGGGTGGCATAGCTCGGACAACAGCGCAGACTGTCGTCCCCGTCGGCGCAGGTAGCTACGCCGCTTACCCGCCCGCCGGCCTATCCTCAGAAGATGGCCCCGGCTCCGTCGAACGATTCGCCTTCGAACGCCCCATCTATGTCGCCAAAGACAACAAAAAGGCCATCCCCACCAACGACTGGTGGACCGACCTGGTCGTTAGTGGCAACAAAACCGGTAAACTGTGGATCGCTCCGCTTGTCGTCGAACCAAAAGAAAATGGACTCAACGTATTCTTTCCGAACAACTACGAAGTAGATGCCAAAAGAGCTGGCATGATCCTCGGACCCCAGTTGCAGATCAGCGCCAATGGATACCAACCGGATAAAGCATTTGCAAAAGATTGGTCAGATTGGGGCCTGATCATGTCCCAGCAAGATAGCGCACATAATACCAGTATCGATGTTACCATGGCACAAGGACAACCTTTCGTCTGGTATCAGACCCATGGCATCAATCCCGAATTCTCGATGGATGGAGAGGCACCCGCCTATCTCCACCAAGATGGCAGTACCGTCGAATTTCCCACCACAGCCCCCTTCATCATCAAAACCCGTGACAGGTACCTCGGATTACACTTCGACAATAAAACTACCGCAGAGATACAGGGACAACAATACGTAGTCATCGACCTGGGACACTCACAACCTATTACCAGGGTCACAATCAACTGGGAAAACGCCTTCGCTTCCGGATATTACCTGCAGACATCCGACGATAGCATCCACTGGCAAACAGTATTCTCCGAGATCAAAGGCGATGGAAACCTGGACGACATATCACTAAGCAAAGCAGCGGGCAAATATATCCGCCTCCAGCTTACCAATAAAGCTACTATCTTCGGTTATTCCATATGGGAAATGAGCGTCTATAACAAAGAACAACTGATCTCCCTGCGCCAACCCGTTACCGTCTCCTCCATACAAGGCTACTATATCGGTACCAACGTGAACGATGGCAACATTAACTCCCGTTGGGGCTCCGATCCGGCAATAACCACCCGCCTCGTCCTCAACAACCATAACCAGGATGCCTTTTTTGTACTGTCAGCACTACCCGCTTTAACCGATCTGCCGACTTTCGATCAGTACGCCTGCAATAGACCCACCGATACAAAATTGAGCTACCGGTACGATGCCGCCGCAGGTAAAGTATACTCCTACTGGAACATTACCACACAAAACCTCCGGGGAGGAACAAATGGTCCGGTTATGCAGGGATTCCTGCCACACTTATACGCCAACGCTGAGCATAACATACAATTTGCCGGATATAACTACCGGAATATCCGTGGTATCATCAAAACAGCCATCGGCAACTCATTCGCCTTCACCTACAATTTTGATGGCATATTACCTACCTACTCCGCACCGTTCAGAGACACCTCAGATGCCCATCCCTACGATCCTTCCCTCATGTTCTCCTTACTTAGTAAATATTCCAGGGTAAAAGGATATGGTGCAGATACCTACTGGGGTGGAAAAGACCTCGTCAACCTGGCTAAAAATACCTTGATAGCAAAAGAACTGCATCATCAATCCTATCAGACACTAAAAGAAAAAACAAAAGCCGCACTCGTCGACTGGCTCACTTATACACCGGGTGAACCTTATCATTATTTCGTCCGCTATGACCGATGGGGCGCAATAGTCGGCTTCAACGAAAGCTACTGGTCCTACGCATTTACCGACAACCATTTCCACTACGGATACCTCATACTGGCTAGCGCCCTGTATGGCATGACCGATCCCGATTTCCTGCAGCAATATGGAGAAATGATCAAACAGGTCGCAAAACAATATGCCAACTGGGATCGCGCGGATAATCGCTTCCCCTTCCTGCGCACCTTCAGTCCCTGGGCCGGACATAGCTACGCCGGCGGCATCAGCTCCCCTAATGGCAACAACCAGGAGTCATCCTCCGAATCTATGCAGTCATGGATCGGCCTGTTCATCCTCGGCGATCTCCTCAATGATCAGGAAATCAAAGATGCCGCCGCCTTCGGATATTCCAGCGAATCATATGCCTGCCTCGAATATTGGTTCGATTGGAAAAAAAGAAACCTGCCCGCAGGACTTAACTACAACATGATCGGCATGCTCTTCGATCAGGCCGCCATACATGCCAAATACTTCGGTGGCCCGGATGCATACGTACATGGTATCCAATACCTGCCCGTAAATCCCGGATTCAAATACCTCACCAGAGATACCGCCTGGGCAAAACGCGAATACGCCGATATGCTCCGCGAAACCATCGCCGAAGATGGCCTCAAAGAAGAAGCTGACCTGGGCGTCGACTGGGCTGGCGTCATGCTGGGATTCCGGCAACTGTTCGACCCGGCATATACCGCCGCTTATATAGACAAAAACAGACAACTGGCTGAATCCAGCGATAAATACATACTCAAAGATGTAACCGCCAGCATGACCTATTTCTACACGCATGCAGACCAAAACCTCGGCCGCTTCTCTACTAACTTCCGTACCGACTTCCCCTTGAGCAGCGTATTCGAAAAAAATGGAACGTTCAGCCATGCAGTCGCTTACAACAGCACCAAAAGCACCCGCAACTGCAACATCTACAACAGCGCCGGCGCTCTCATCGCATCATTCCCCGTACCTGCCGCTACATTGGTAACTTATCCCTCACTGCCCGCCTATGGCAATGCACCCACCGGTTGCTACGACCTGCTCCCCGCCAGCGCTGTCGCCTCCTCCGGAAACGCAGATGCCGCTATAGATGGCGATCCAGGCTCCCGATGGGAAAGCAAATTCGAAGATCCTCAACAACTCACCGTAGACCTGGGAACCTCCGCTCATGTCAGCGAAGTAACCCTCTCCTGGGAAGCTGCCAACGCGAAAAACTACTACCTCCTCGCTTCCAAAGACAGCCTCCACTGGGACACTCTGGCCGTGAAAACGAATATGCCGCTGGGAAACCGGATAGATACTATTACCAACCTCGACTACACCGGCCGCTACCTCAAAATGCTGGGCACCGCCAGGAACACCCCTTGGGGATACTCCATCTTTGAATGCAAAATATGCGGCACCGTTACAACACCTGCTGAACCGGAAGTAATACTGCCCGCCTTAATACAGGCAGAAGACTACACCAGAATGAATGGTGTACAAACAGAATCTTGTGCAGATGGCGGAGGAGGAGAGAACATCGGATACATCGATACCGGCGACTGGATGGAATACAAAATATACACACCGGCAACGGACGACTACCAGCTGAAATTACGTATCGCTAGCCCCGATAGCACAGGTAAAGTTACCGTACTGCTCGATGGACAGAAAAAATATACCTTCAACGTCCCTAATACAGGCGCCTGGCAATCCTGGAAAACACTGATAGCATCCATCTCATTGCCCGCCGGTGATCACATCATCAGATTGCTGGCAGAAAATGGACAGTACAACGTGAACTGGCTCGATCTCAGGATACCCTTCAAAGGATTTTCCACACATATCGAAGCAGAAGACTATACCGCCATGTCAGGCATACAAACAGAACAGACATACGACTTGGAAGGTAATCTCAACGTTGGCTGGATAGACAACGGCGACTGGATGGACTATCAGGTCAACTTACCGCATGCAGGCGAATACATCGTGAAATACCGCGTGTCCGCTGCCTACAACCAGGGCGGACAACTCCTGCTCCTGTCCGGCAACCAGGCATTAGACACCGTCAATATCCCGGATACAAAAGGCTGGCAGAACTGGACTACCGTCAATGGCAAACTAAACATAGATACCGCAGGTACCTACACCTTCCGCTTAAAGGCAACTACCTCCGGATTCAATATCAACTGGTGGGAAATACAGGAAAAAGAAACATGGGCGAAAAATCGCTCCGCTTTCATGACCTGGGGAAAACCCCCGGTTGTCGCATCCGGAAAATCAGCCCTTAAGATATATCCAAATCCCGCTTCAACTTTGGTACACCTGCTATCAGATAAACAGACCTGGTACTACGTACTGAATGTACAGGGCCGGATAGTAAAACAAGGAAAGCTCGTAACAGGAGATAACGTGATAGAGATCAATGGATTGTTGCCTGGTATCTACTTCATAAAAGTAACAGACCGGTCTTATAAGCTGATGATAGAATAA
- a CDS encoding S9 family peptidase, with protein sequence MQIIISTLVTAGASLGVQAQPKPGDTTLPSPEAVFEQMGHYDKGSFRYQVSDFFAKPKQSGFSLSPDGKYLSYREKDANAKRHVYVKELATGEVTRAITEGEQLVSTYVWGYNNRLLYLQDKGGDENYELFVADVDGSHQQSLTPFKNIKVEGIYRIVSDPDHVVVTMNKEDPEIFEPFKLNIVNGQLEKLMENKDKENPIMGYDIDKDGFVRGYSRQLNGTTNVQMYRAPGETDFREVARTDWRNDFSILDFDYTDPKGHRAYVLSNLETDKSVIQLYDLSVRKVIKTLFGHPVFDAGGIGTSRARNYEIDYYSYDGDKAELVPVSAYFKRLYARFKKEIGDRSVSISAATLKEDKYLLFVSSDRLYGAYYTYDVASGKLEKMLDLMPNLKEPEMSASRPFSFTARDGLTVHGYITLPANAPKGQPLPMIVYPHGGPYGVRDSWGFDFAAQLFASRGYAVLQVNYRGSGGYGKQFFLAGSKQIGRNMLNDLEDGVQYAIKKGWAQPGKIGIHGGSYGGLATLGSLVKTPDLYACGVDYVGVSNLFTFFKAFPPYWKPFLKQVYEQWYDAESAADQEIMKAVSPALNIDKITKPLFIVQGANDPRVNIQESDQMVRQLRAKGLDVPYMVRYNEGHGFHHEDNSITFYKAMMGFFAQHLK encoded by the coding sequence ATGCAAATTATTATCAGCACATTGGTGACGGCTGGCGCATCTTTAGGGGTGCAGGCGCAGCCGAAACCCGGAGACACTACCCTCCCCTCCCCTGAGGCGGTATTTGAGCAAATGGGGCATTATGACAAAGGTAGTTTCCGGTACCAGGTATCGGATTTTTTTGCCAAGCCTAAACAGAGTGGTTTTAGTTTATCTCCGGACGGTAAGTATTTGTCTTACCGGGAGAAGGATGCTAATGCGAAGCGGCATGTATATGTGAAGGAGCTGGCGACCGGTGAGGTGACGCGGGCTATTACGGAAGGGGAGCAACTGGTATCTACCTATGTATGGGGATATAACAACCGGTTGCTGTACCTGCAGGATAAGGGCGGGGATGAGAACTATGAGTTGTTTGTCGCTGATGTAGACGGCAGTCATCAGCAATCACTGACCCCATTTAAAAACATCAAGGTAGAGGGTATTTATCGTATTGTATCGGACCCGGATCATGTGGTGGTGACGATGAACAAGGAGGATCCTGAGATTTTTGAGCCATTCAAGCTGAATATTGTCAACGGGCAGTTGGAGAAGCTGATGGAGAATAAGGACAAGGAGAACCCGATTATGGGTTATGATATCGACAAGGACGGTTTTGTACGCGGTTATAGCCGGCAGTTAAATGGTACGACCAATGTGCAGATGTATCGTGCACCCGGGGAGACGGATTTCCGCGAGGTAGCGCGTACGGACTGGCGTAACGACTTCAGCATCTTGGACTTTGATTATACTGATCCGAAGGGACACCGGGCATATGTGCTTTCCAACCTGGAGACGGACAAGTCGGTGATACAGTTGTACGATCTTTCTGTGCGTAAGGTGATCAAGACATTGTTCGGGCACCCGGTGTTTGATGCGGGCGGTATAGGTACCTCCCGTGCCCGTAACTACGAGATCGACTACTATAGTTATGATGGGGATAAGGCGGAGCTGGTACCGGTGAGTGCTTATTTTAAGCGGTTGTATGCGCGGTTCAAAAAGGAGATCGGCGACAGGAGTGTGAGCATATCGGCTGCTACGTTAAAGGAAGATAAATACCTGTTGTTTGTGAGCAGCGACCGGTTGTACGGTGCTTATTATACTTACGATGTAGCTTCCGGCAAGCTGGAGAAGATGTTGGACCTGATGCCTAACCTGAAAGAGCCGGAGATGAGTGCGTCGAGGCCGTTTTCTTTTACTGCGAGGGATGGGCTGACGGTGCACGGTTATATTACGTTGCCGGCGAATGCGCCTAAGGGGCAACCGTTGCCGATGATCGTGTATCCACATGGTGGGCCTTACGGTGTAAGGGATAGCTGGGGATTTGATTTTGCGGCGCAGTTGTTTGCCAGCCGTGGATATGCGGTGTTGCAAGTGAACTATCGCGGTTCCGGCGGATATGGTAAACAGTTCTTTCTGGCGGGAAGTAAACAGATTGGCCGTAATATGCTGAACGATTTGGAGGACGGGGTGCAGTATGCTATCAAGAAGGGATGGGCACAACCCGGAAAGATCGGTATCCACGGTGGTAGTTATGGTGGCCTGGCGACGCTGGGCAGCCTGGTGAAGACACCGGACCTGTATGCCTGCGGAGTGGACTATGTGGGCGTCTCTAACCTATTCACGTTCTTTAAGGCCTTCCCTCCTTACTGGAAACCATTTCTGAAACAAGTGTATGAGCAGTGGTATGATGCGGAGTCGGCGGCGGACCAGGAGATTATGAAGGCAGTATCTCCTGCGCTGAACATTGATAAGATCACCAAACCTTTATTCATTGTGCAAGGCGCGAATGATCCCCGGGTGAATATTCAGGAGTCGGACCAGATGGTACGGCAGTTGCGGGCGAAAGGGCTGGATGTACCTTATATGGTGCGTTATAATGAAGGGCATGGCTTTCATCATGAGGATAATTCCATTACTTTTTACAAAGCCATGATGGGATTTTTTGCCCAGCATCTGAAGTAG
- the hppD gene encoding 4-hydroxyphenylpyruvate dioxygenase has protein sequence MDLATAPAATETRDFLPLNGTDYVEFYVGNAKQAAHYYKTAFGFQSVAYAGPETGVKDRASYVLVQNKLRFVLTTPLQPGNEISTHIEKHGDGVKVLALWVDDARAAYEETIKRGGRSYLEPVVEKDEFGEVVRSGIYTYGETVHLFIERKNYNGPFLPGYKEWKTTYNPADAGLLHVDHCVGNVGWNEMNTWVDYYANVMGFRNLISFDDSDISTEYSALMSKVMSNGNGRVKFPINEPAEGKKKSQIEEYLDFYGGPGVQHVAIATNDIIRTVSDLQNRGVEFLKVPASYYEELLDRVGQIDEDIAPLRELGILVDRDDEGYLLQIFTKPVQDRPTVFFEIIQRKGAQSFGKGNFKALFESIEREQALRGNL, from the coding sequence ATGGATTTGGCAACAGCACCTGCGGCAACTGAGACCCGCGATTTTCTTCCCCTCAACGGTACTGACTATGTAGAGTTCTATGTAGGGAATGCCAAACAGGCGGCGCATTATTACAAAACGGCTTTTGGCTTTCAGTCAGTAGCCTATGCCGGCCCTGAAACCGGCGTGAAAGATCGCGCCTCCTATGTTTTGGTACAAAACAAACTCCGCTTCGTCCTCACCACCCCACTGCAACCAGGTAACGAGATCTCCACGCACATCGAAAAACATGGCGATGGCGTAAAAGTACTCGCCCTCTGGGTAGACGACGCTCGCGCAGCCTACGAAGAAACCATCAAAAGAGGCGGCCGGTCCTACCTCGAACCCGTAGTCGAAAAAGACGAATTCGGCGAAGTAGTACGCAGCGGTATCTACACCTACGGCGAAACCGTACACCTCTTCATCGAACGCAAAAACTACAATGGCCCCTTCCTGCCCGGCTACAAAGAATGGAAAACCACCTACAACCCCGCCGATGCAGGCCTCCTGCACGTAGACCACTGCGTAGGCAACGTAGGCTGGAACGAAATGAACACCTGGGTAGACTACTACGCCAACGTAATGGGATTCCGCAACCTCATCTCCTTCGATGATAGCGACATCTCCACAGAATACTCCGCCCTCATGAGTAAAGTAATGAGCAACGGCAACGGTAGAGTAAAATTCCCCATCAACGAACCGGCGGAAGGCAAAAAGAAATCCCAGATCGAAGAATACCTCGACTTCTACGGAGGTCCCGGTGTACAACACGTCGCCATCGCCACCAACGATATCATCCGCACCGTCTCCGATCTGCAAAACAGAGGCGTGGAATTCCTCAAAGTACCTGCCTCCTATTACGAAGAACTGCTCGATAGGGTAGGCCAGATAGATGAAGATATAGCCCCCCTGCGCGAACTCGGCATCCTCGTAGACCGCGACGACGAAGGATACCTCCTCCAGATCTTCACCAAACCCGTACAAGATCGCCCCACCGTATTCTTTGAGATCATCCAGCGCAAAGGCGCCCAATCCTTCGGAAAAGGCAACTTTAAAGCACTGTTTGAATCCATCGAACGCGAACAGGCACTACGTGGCAACCTTTGA
- a CDS encoding L,D-transpeptidase family protein has protein sequence MMKQIILALGILLSGTAALAQQSFLDNQKLFPKVGSAYREKEERLKQEFAKKGIPYPAKFMYIRSFKLDSELEIWVKNNVADTFRLLKSYRVCTLSGKMGPKRKEGDRQVPEGFYYVNDFNPNSSYHLSLGINYPNYSDRILSDQKRPGGEIYIHGNCLTIGCIPLTDEFIEEVYILAVNAKNAGQDFIPVHVFPVKFGNIRSMDYLGSVSLSDNAAQQFWLELKTAYDYFEKHHRLPVVLVDSQGKYTTSGMKLLAGARIGSSLRPDPVKPQGGSGM, from the coding sequence ATGATGAAGCAGATTATACTGGCATTAGGAATTCTACTGAGCGGTACCGCTGCACTGGCACAACAATCCTTCCTGGATAACCAGAAACTATTCCCTAAAGTAGGGAGCGCCTACCGGGAAAAAGAAGAACGCCTCAAACAGGAGTTCGCCAAAAAAGGCATCCCCTATCCGGCAAAATTTATGTACATCCGCTCCTTCAAACTCGATAGCGAACTGGAGATTTGGGTGAAAAATAACGTAGCCGATACCTTCCGCCTCCTCAAAAGCTACCGCGTATGTACCCTCTCCGGCAAAATGGGTCCCAAACGCAAAGAAGGCGACCGCCAGGTACCGGAAGGCTTCTACTACGTCAACGACTTTAATCCTAACAGCAGCTACCACCTCTCCCTCGGCATCAACTATCCCAACTATTCCGATCGCATCCTGAGCGATCAGAAACGCCCCGGCGGAGAGATCTATATCCATGGCAACTGCCTCACCATAGGCTGTATACCGCTGACAGACGAATTCATAGAAGAAGTATACATACTGGCCGTCAACGCCAAAAATGCCGGACAAGACTTTATACCCGTGCACGTATTCCCCGTGAAATTCGGTAACATACGCTCCATGGACTACCTCGGCAGCGTATCCCTCTCCGACAACGCCGCCCAACAGTTCTGGCTCGAACTCAAAACCGCCTACGACTACTTCGAAAAACACCACCGCCTGCCGGTAGTACTCGTCGATAGCCAGGGTAAATACACCACCAGCGGTATGAAGCTCTTGGCAGGTGCCCGCATAGGCAGCTCCCTGCGCCCCGATCCCGTAAAGCCACAGGGCGGAAGTGGCATGTAA
- a CDS encoding gluconate 2-dehydrogenase subunit 3 family protein, protein MNRREAIRNVALLLGSAMTASTLAALNGCKSSGPKNYELSTPETKSLLAEIAETIIPETNTPGAKAAKVDEFIVRMVSDCYKPEDQQQFLEGLKKIDAASEKQFSKKFVDLTPEQRTTLLTDIDKERVAYNKRENKKKEDPPHYFQAVKELTLLGYFTSEPGATKALRYVAVPGKFEGCVPYKKGDKAWAV, encoded by the coding sequence ATGAACAGAAGAGAAGCCATCAGGAACGTGGCCCTTTTGCTAGGCAGTGCGATGACTGCTTCCACGTTAGCAGCCCTCAACGGCTGTAAATCTTCCGGTCCGAAAAACTATGAGCTGTCCACACCGGAGACAAAATCATTACTGGCGGAAATCGCCGAAACCATCATCCCCGAAACAAACACACCAGGCGCTAAAGCAGCTAAAGTAGATGAGTTTATCGTGAGAATGGTCAGCGACTGCTATAAGCCGGAAGATCAGCAACAGTTCCTGGAAGGCCTGAAGAAAATTGACGCTGCAAGTGAAAAACAGTTCAGCAAAAAATTTGTCGACCTCACACCAGAACAACGTACCACCCTACTCACCGATATCGACAAAGAAAGAGTGGCTTACAATAAACGCGAAAACAAGAAAAAAGAAGATCCTCCTCACTATTTCCAGGCCGTAAAAGAACTCACCCTGCTGGGCTACTTTACCTCCGAACCAGGCGCCACCAAAGCTTTACGCTATGTAGCCGTTCCTGGTAAATTCGAAGGATGCGTACCTTATAAAAAGGGCGATAAAGCCTGGGCTGTCTAG